The Candidatus Zixiibacteriota bacterium sequence GTTTTCACGCATGAACTGGTGCGACATCGTCTCATGTCTCCTTCGCAGGAGTCGCAGCGATATGTCGAATACGGCAAAGTGCGGGAATTTGATGTCGTCGTGCCGCCGACCATTGAACAATCGGGCTACAAAGACCGATACTTAGAATTAGCGGCGCAATGCGAGCAGTTTTATTCGGAGATGGTTAAAGCCGGCGTGCCCAAGGAAGATGCCCGCTATATTTTGCCCAACGGCACTACTTCTGAGATTGTCATCTCGGCAAATTTCCGGGAATATCGGCATATTTTTGAAGTCCGCTGCAATCCGCGGGCGCACTGGGAGATAAGAAAAATCTGTATGATTATGCTGGAAGTTATGAAAAAAGAGGCTCCTATCGTGTTTGGTGATTTTCAAATCGACAGAGAAACCAATTCCGCAACCTTGATTGAATCTTAGGAGGTCGTCATGGAAGATGACAAAGATTACCAGCTGAGCGAAAATTCCATCAAAGTTCTTGAACGGCGCTATCTCAAGAAAGATGACCAGGGACGTGTGGTGGAGACTCCCGAAGAGCTCTTCCGCCGCGTGGCAAAAGCCATCGCCGAGCCGGATAAGAAATTCGGCGCCACTCCGGAACAGGTGCAGGAGATTGAAGATAAGTTTTACAACTTGATGTATCGTCTCGAATTCATGCCGAATTCGCCGACCCTTATGAACGCCGGTCGCCCGCTCGGGCAACTCTCCGCCTGTTTTGTTTTGCCGGTCGATGATTCGATGGAATCTATCTTTGACGCCGTCAAGCATACCGCCCTGATTCACAAGTCGGGGGGAGGCACCGGATTTTCCTTTTCCCGCCTTCGTCCCCGGCATGCCATGGTCGCCTCCACTTCCGGAGTTGCTTCCGGTCCCATCTCTTTTATGCGGGTTATCAACTCCGCCACCGAGGCGGTGAAACAGGGGGGAACCCGCCGGGGTGCCAATATGGGTATCCTCCGCGTCGACCACCCGGATATTCTTGAATTCATCTCTTGCAAGGACGACCTGTCGGAACTGACCAATTTCAATATTTCTGTCGCCATTACCGACGCCTTCATGCGCGCCGTGGAAGCGGGCGGCAAATATGAACTGATTGACCCCCGTACCGGGTCCGTTTACGCCAAAGAGGGCAAGCCGGTCTATCTCGACGCCCGCGAAGTTTTCAACAAGATTATCGAGCATGCCCATCGCACCGGCGAACCGGGATTGATGTATCTCGACCGGATGAACGAAGGAAATCCGGTCACCCGGGTGGCTCTCTACGAGTCAACCAATCCCTGTGGCGAGCAGCCGCTCCTTCCATACGAAAGCTGCAACCTCGGTTCTTTGAATCTGAGCAAAATGGTCCGCGCGGTGGTTGATTTCAATTCGCCTCACGCCCTTTCTCGCTATGAAATCGACTGGGAGAAACTTGACCGCACGGTGCGCCTCTGCGTCCATTTCCTTGACAATGTTATCGAAGCCAACAAATACCCCCTTCCCGAAATCGATTTCAACACCAAAGAAAATCGCAAAATCGGTCTCGGTCTGATGGGCTGGGCCGATATGCTAATCATGCTCGGCATCCCCTACAGCTCCCAGCAGGCGCTTGACCTTGCCGAACGGCTGATGTCCCGCGTCCAGAATGTCAGTCATGATGAATCGCAACGGCTCGCCGAGACCCGCGGCGTTTTTCCCAACTGGGAGAAATCGTTCTTTTACCGCGACGGACAGGGTCCGCGGATGCGCAATTCCACCGTCACGACTATTGCCCCCACCGGCACTATTTCAATTATTGCCGGATGCTCCTCCGGTATCGAACCGATCTTTGCCGTCTCCTATGTCAGGACCGTGATGGACAAGACCCGCCTCATCGAAGTCAATCCTCTCTTTGAAGCGGTCGCCCGTTCCCGCGGATTCTATTCGCCGGAATTGATGGAGCGAATTGCCCAGACTAACTCAATTGCCTCGTTCAGTGAAATCCCCGATGACGTCAAGCGCGTTTTTGTCACCGCTCACGATGTCTCTCCGGAATGGCATGTCCGAATGCAGGCCGCCTTCCAGAAATATACCGATAACGCCGTTTCCAAGACTATCAATCTCCCCAAGGATGCCACCCCGGAAGATGTCCGCACCGCTTATCTGCTGGCTTACAAACTCGGCTGTAAAGGAATCACGATTTATCGTGACGGCAGCCGGGCCGACCAGGTTCTTTCTACCGGTCATACCCAGACCGCCGGCAAAACGACATCAGTACCGGTGGCGACTACCATTCAGGACCGCCCCGAAGTTCTTCAGGGGGTCACCCAGAAAATCAAAACCGGTTATGGAAATCTTTATATCACCGTCAATATGTACGAAGGGAAACCTTTTGAGGTTTTCGCCCAGATTGGGAAATCCGGTTATTCTACCATGGCCGATACCGAGGCTATCTGCCGCCTGATTTCGCTCGCCTTTCGTTCCGGAATACCGGTGGAGAGAGTCGTGGAGCAACTGCGCGGTATTGGCGGTGGCCAGCCGGTCTTCGGAAGCGGCGGATTAATCTCATCCATCCCGGACGCTATCGCTCAGGTCTTGCATAAACTTTTTGGCAACGGCGCCAAACTGGAAAAAGAAAAAGACCTCACCGAAGAGTTCTGCCCCGATTGCGCCTCCCGTATCGAGCATGAGGGGGGATGTCTCGTCTGCCACGCCTGTGGTTATTCAAAATGCTGATTCTGCCGATATATCTTCGGGGGAGTATATGCGATTATACTCCCCGAAGAAATTATGGCACAAGCTGACTTCATACCGGCGGGAAGAACCTCCCGCATCGTCAAAGGCGCGGTCGAACTGCAGATTCAGACCGAGTATGCATATCGACCAAACCCCCGTTTAACGACGTCTATTTTTTCCAAGGGTCAGGTTCTTCATAAAATCGAAAAGGACCTGGCGGCGCCAATTGCCTCAATGGAAGAAAAACTGAAAGTCGAGGGGCTTCTGCGCAAACAGCATATGGAAGTGATGGAGATTCTCAATGACGGTCAGTTTGTCAATCGCATCATGCAGCAGATTTCCCCGTCGACACCGCCGTCCGGCGTCAAGATTGCCCGCGCCCCCGAGCCGCCCCGAAAAACCGCTCCTGAGGATACGCCGACCGCGGTCGAAACAACGCCGCTTCGCCCCAAGGTATCGCTCCTCAACCGCTTCTCAGAAATTGAAGGAGTGGAGAAAATCTATCGCATTGACCCGGATGGCAATTTTGATTCTGATGCCGTCTCTTCCGACCTCAAAAAAAAATATGCTCCGATTTTCAAGGGGCTGCGCGAATTGCTCGATATTTTCCGCGACCTGCCCGGCGGACGCAAAGAGGAAGGCGTTTATGTCATCGAGCATAACCGACTTTATCTGATTTCTTCCGGATTCGAATTTTACTTTGTGCTTACCCGCCGGCAGAAAGCAGCCAAAAACTACGAAGCCGAATTTCATCGCCTTATCTTGGAACAATTCAGTTAATATATTTCGCCATCCCCGCTTTCGCGTCGAAATCCAGCACAATACTCTCCCGCCCTCGCGGTGACCGGCAATCTCAATTCAGGGGGAAGAAAGAAAAAAAGAATGGAGAGGGCAAATAGCTTTGAAAAAACTCCTCAATTCCTTACGGTAAAGGGTTTTTACAGCCGCTTCCGGTATTTTGCTTTCGCTACCCAGCCAGAGGCGGGGGTCACGGCGTGCGCGCAACCATGAAGAGACAACCTTCATTATTGAGTTGTTAGAGATTTTTCAAAAATCAACCCTCTCCAACTCATTTGTCAGCGGCAATGTACCGACTTCAAATTTCTTACGCAACTACTTTTTCAAAATATTGCAAAAAAATTAGATTTCATTTATCATCTTCATTAGATATTTTCGGAAACAGAAAGTGAAATATTAAATGATTTATTCGCTGGGCATCGATATTATTCAAACCGACCGGGTAAAGAAGGCTCTTGAAACCTGGGGCGGAAAATTCGCCGACAAAATTCTGGGCGAGGAAGAGATGGAAATATTTTCCGCCAAATTTAACAAGGTGCAATTTCTTGCGGGACGATTCGCCGCCAAAGAGGCCGTCATCAAATGCCTCGGCGCCTTCTTTGATGAGCGGGTCTCCTTCAGACAGATTCAGATTCTCAATGACCTCTACGGAAAACCGTATGTGCATCTCGATGACCCGATTCGGGAGCGAATACTGGACAAAGAAGTCAAGATATCCATCACGCACGAACGTCAAATGGCTGCCGCCGTCGCCATCATCACAGGAGACTGAAATGGACGAAAATAAAGTTCTTGAAATTTTCAAAGAGTCTGATGCCCTGCTGGAGGGTCATTTCAAACTGACTTCCGGCAAGCATAGCGATATCTACTACGAAAAATTCATGATTCTCAAACGCCCCCGTCTGTGCGAAAAAGTCTGTGCCGCCCTGGCGCAGAAATTTGCCAAGGACAATGTCGAACTGGTGGTCGGTCCCACTACCGGCGGCGTCATTATCGCTTATGAAGTCGCCCGATGTCTCGGGGTTGATGCCATCTACGCCGAGCCGGCCGAAGCGGGGAAAGGGCGGATTTTCAAACGGGGATTCCATATTGATGAAGGGACGCGCGTTTTAATTGTCGATGACGTCCTCACCACCGGAACCTCTATCGTTGAAGTCATTAATCTTGTCGGTTCCTATAAGGCGAACATAGTCGGGATTGGACTTTTTCTTGACCGCTCCGGCGGCAAGATAAAATTCGATTACCCTCTGGAACCTCTCGCCACCGTCGCCGCCAACGCCTGGGAACCGGAGGTCTGTCCTCTCTGCAAGAAAGGAATCCCGCTTACCCAACGGGGGAGCCGGAAATTCCAGAAGGCGTAGGTTATTCTGCTTTCCGTCGTTAGTTGCTTCATCTGACGGGCTAAGTCATTCCCGGCTTGCCCGGAATCGATATCAAAATTCTATTAGTAAATTCCCCCGGCCGATATTGGTAGAGTGTTGCAATCCGGATAGAAATTGTGTAGATTTTATTCGGCAACTTACAGCGCTATGCGTAGCAAATATAGTTCTGGAGGGTACTATGAAATTGCCATTTCGACTCAGTCTCCTAATCGCCCTTGTCATTGCCGTGCCGTCGTCGAGTATTCAAGCCGGCCCGGATAAGAATCCGTGGAGAGCAGAAATCTCCGTTCGCTCTACGGTCGGTACCTGGGAAATCGCCTTCGAGCGCCAGCCATACTATGGTGATGTCGAAGGATATTTGTACGACAAACTCCATACTCGAACATCGAAAATTGGCATTACCTACGGACCGCGAGCGAAAATATATTATGGATCACTTTTTCTCTCGGCCGAAGTCGAGTTTGGTGAATTCCGTTATCATGGCGCGGGGAGCAGTAACATGCAAACCGCAAATTTCGAGTTTGGTTGGGCCGAATTATCGGATAAGAGCGCAAATATACATCTATTCTTGGCCTATCGCTGGTTTCGGGCTGACGTCGATTCCTTGAATCCGCTGATAAGAGACCATTCGGTTAATAGCATCGGCTTGGGCCTTGCTTTCGGCGCCCCAAGGGCATCCTCTTTTCGCTGGAGTATTGAGGGCACCGTAATTCCGCTTTCGCTTTTGCCGAGTCTGTTTGACTGGGATAGAATTTCCGGATCTGATATGGCAATGTCCGTGGCCGCCATAATCGGTTACAAGTCGAATCGCTCCCGCTTGTTCATTGACCTCGGGTATCACTTCTCGATTTTTGATGGCATCCTGGAAGCGCGCGAAAAAGTAGAATACAACAGCATATTGTCCGTTCGTCACGGCGTTCTCCTGCGAGCCGGTTATTAAGAATTCGTCGGATTATTCTGTGCCGCTCTGCCTATAGCGGAATCCAAATCTGTCCGGTTCATTGGGCGACATTTGCGACTTAAGTTTCGACATCTTCTTCTGCGGGGCATGTGCCCCGCGCTCGTGCCAAATCTGTTCCGCCCTGTGGAATAAATACCCTTGTAAATATTGAATCCACCATTGCTGGTGGATTCTGGCAGGAGCCCGCCGCAGGCGGGGACCCTGCTCTACTAAAGATATTTCCCCAGAAAGCGTCGTCAGGAGTCCCTCCTGACGAAATCTTCTCAGCTTTCAGCCCCTTCAGGTCGAATCCCGCGCGCATTCGAAATTTGAAAACGTCTACATTCTGTAGATTATCTTACTCGTTGACCGCCCCCTCTGAAGTGCAATCCGCTTAACTTTCCCGCCGTATGATTTCACAAACTCCGCCCCGACAATTTCGGAAACCTTATAGTCCGCCCCCTTCACCAGAATGTCAGGTCGAATCATTCTTATCAGCCGCTCCGGTGTTTCTTCGGAGAAAAGCACCACATAATCGACTGGCTTGAGGGCATCCAGTATCCGCGCCCGGTCTTTCTCGTTTTGAATCGGACGGTTCTTCCCCTTGAATTTCCGCACCGAGGAATCGGTGTTAAGTCCAACAATCAGAATATCGCCGAGCCGTTTCGCCTTGGTGAGGTAATCGACATGTCCGTAATGCAGAATATCAAAGACGCCGTTGGTGAAGACAATTCTCTTGCCGGACCGGCGGAGGGCAGCCAGAATTGATTTTAGTTTTGTTCTTGGGATTATCATTCTATCGTTCTCACTTGACTTTGCCGAAACCGTTGATTTTGAGTCTTCGTTCTGGGTTCCCCCGCCAGGTGGAGCATACCGACCGTGGTCGGGAATGCCAATAAGGCGACCATTCGGTCACCGGGCTTCATCATCCTCCATTCGCAAAATTCCGCTTCAGTTCATCCACCAGTTTCGGAAGCGCCACCGTCGCCGTCCCCAGTTCCCCTACCACAATGCCGGCGGCGCAGTTCGATATCACAGCCGCTTCTTTCAGGCTCGCTCCCGCCGCCACCGCCGAAACAAAGGCCGAAATCACCGTGTCGCCGGCGCCGGTGACATCAAAAACCTTTTTCGCCACGGTCGGGAAATGGTCCGCCTCCCCGGACGATTGGAACAGCGACATCCCTTTCTCCCCGCGGGTAATCAGCAGAGAATCGGCTTTCAGCTTATCCAGCAACGCCTGTGCTACCGTCTGCAGGTCATCATCAGTCTTGATTCTTCTCCCGGCGGCGAATCCGGCTTCGTGATGATTCGGCGTGATGACCGAAACATTCTTGTAATTGAAGAAATGCGTCTCTTTCGGGTCAACGGCGACAAAAATATTTCTTTCGCGGCAGAACGGTATCAACTTCTCCAGAAGCGACGCCGTAATCACCCCTTTGCCGTAGTCGGAGATTATCACTGCCGCGATTTTTTCCGCGACCGCCTGCACCCGATTCAGTATCTGCCTCTCGGTGTCGCTGGAAATTTCAAAAGTATCCTCCCGGTCGGCGCGAACTACCTGCTGCGAATGAGCGATGATTCGTGTCTTGATAGTGGTGCGCCGCTCGCCATTGTCGATTAAATACTCCCGCGAGATATCTCGCTCTTTAAGAAGTTGCGAGAGCTTAATGGCGGCATCATCTTCGCCGATTACGCCAACCAGAATCGGCTCATCGCCGAGGGCGCGAATATTATTGGCGACATTGGCGGCGCCGCCGAGACGCAGCTGCTCATTGTTGATTTCAACCACCGGAACCGGGGCTTCGGGTGAAATCCGGCTGACCACGCCGTGAAGATATTCATCGAGCATGATATCGCCGAGAATTAATATCCTTGCTTTTCCGATATTACCGGTTATTTTATCAATTCGGTCAATCTTAATTGGCATAATTGAGCGCCTGCTCTACAATTTTAATGATTGACTCAATATATATAAAGTTCAGGCAATTGACAAGAAAAGGAAATGCGAGGTTGATAAAATGGAGATAAAACCGCAACAGGTAAATATTGAAATCGGCGAAAAAGAGGCCGAAGGGATTTATGCCAACCTGGTCCTGGTGGCGCATTCCGCAACCGAGATAATTATGGATTTCGCCCGAATTATGCCCGGCGCGCCCAAAACCCGGGTGCAGGCGCGTATAATCATGACCCCCACACACGCGAAACTTCTGCAGAAAACTCTCGATGAGAACCTGAAAAAATTCGAGAAGCAATTCGGCGAAATTAAGATACACGGCATTCCGGAAGTACATCCAAAAAACATCGGTTTCGGACCGGCCAGCAACAGCGAGGAGAAATAAGATGCCGCAAGGATATTTCGCTTTCGTCTTGCATACTCATCTCCCTTATGTGCTTGCCCATGGCCGTTGGCCGCACGGGATGGACTGGCTGTCCGAAGCGGCTGCGGAAACTTATCTGCCGCTAATTCGAATTATCAATGAACTGGTTCAGGAGGGATATAAACCGAAACTGACGATAGATATTTCACCGGTGCTGACCGAGCAGTTAGCCGATGATTCCTTCAAGACCGAGTTTGAGACTTATCTGGTTCAGAAAATCGACGCCGCCGGAAAAGATGCCGCGGAATTCTTCAAATATTCCCAGCCGAATATGCTGGAGAACGCCCATTTCTGGGAAAAATTCTATAAAGACACCCTGGAACAGTTCAATTCCATCAATCGCGATATTATCGGTCAGCTGAGACGATTGCAGGAGCGGGGATTTTTGGAGATAATGACCTGCGGCGCGACCCATGGCTATTTCCCTCTTCTCTCGCGCGATGAAACCGTGCAGGCGCAGGTGAAACTGGCGGTGAAGAACTATGAAAAGCATTTCGGGCGAAGACCGCGCGGGATATGGCTGCCCGAGTGCGCCTATCGTCCCCGCTACAAATGGGCGCCGCCGGTGCCGATTGACGGCTCCCAGGAGGCATACCAGCGAAAAGGTGTGGATGAATTCCTCTCCGAGAACGGGATTGATTTCTTCATTGTCGATTCAGCGTTGCTGAAAGGGGGAAAATCGATTGGTGTCTACCTTGACCGGTTCGAGGCGTTAAAACGTCTCTGGGGACAATTCGAAGCCCAATATCGCCCGCGCGAAGAGCAGAAAGATAAAACCCCCCGCGAGGTCTATCTGGTCAGCTCCTCACCCGAAGGAAAAAAGCCGACTTCGATTTTCACCCGCGACCCGGAGACAGGGCTTCTGGTCTGGTCCGGCGAACATGGATATCCCGGCGATGGAAATTATCTCGATTTCCATAAGAAACGTTTTCCGGGAGGGCATCGTTACTGGGCGGTAACCTCATCGAAGTCCGACTTAGCCGACAAGGTGGAGTATTTTCGCAAGACTGCCCTGGCCCGCATTGGGGAGAATTCGGAACATTTTGTCGGAAAGATTCATGATATCGTTACCGGATATTACGAACAGTCGCATCGGGCGGGGATTTTGACAGCGCCATATGATGCCGAACTTTTCGGGCACTGGTGGTTCGAAGGTCCGCTGTTTTTGAAGGAAGTGCTTCGGAAAATCTGCCTTGACCCCGAAGTAGATTTGACCTTTCTGGCGGAACATCTCGATAGAGTGCAGCCGACCGAAGTAATTTCAATACCGGAGGGAAGCTGGGGCGAAGGGGGGAACCATTATATCTGGCTCAACGCTGAGAATGAATGGACCTGGAAACATATCTATGAGGCGGAGAAAAAACTCTGCGCCCTGGCGCGCCATTATGAGGCAAATAAAAGCACGATTTCGGATGAATTGACCGAACTTATCAAGCAGCTGGCGCGGGAGTTGATGCTGATGGCCGCTTCCGACTGGCAGTTCCTGATTTCAACCTGGTCAGCCCGCGATTATGCCGAACTGCGGTTGTCGGAACATTGGTCGATATTCAAGCGCCTCGCAGAGATGGCCGACAGGATGATTGCCGGGGAGAGTCCGTCCCTCGGCGATTGGGAGTTCTACTCCGACTGCAAGAAACGGGACGCCCTCTTTCCGGAAATCGAACTGGAGTGGTTCGCGCGGGTAGAATACCCGGCTTAAGAGAAAAAGCGGTATCTGTCGGAGACTAAGGCAGTACTATAATATCAGAGCGGTTCGGGCCGCCCGAGGATACTCTCCCTGTCAGATAAGGGGCATTAATTTTTATATTGCCAAAATATATTTATGATGCCGATTTTACTGCCGTGAAACTGCTTAAGTCAAAAGAAAAAAGCAAATGCCCTTATTGTATGGAAGAGATTGCGCCGGGGGCGATAGTCTGCAAGCACTGCCATACCATTCTAAAAAAGCCGGAGAAGAAAAAGTCGCGACCCTGGTGGGTTGGAAATTATATGCTCGGCATTTACACCGGCATCGCTTTCATGGGGCTAATGATCTATCTTTATCAGCGGATATTCGGCTGAGACCGGCCATTTATTCCTTTGACGGATTCGCCCTCTCTACTTATTTTATATCAACAAATCGCCTGAGGCTTTATGGACAAACCGCCTAAAATCAGGGACGATCTGGTTATCCGGGAAGTGACCGCTAAAGACGGCTCCAAGAACTTTGTAATCAAAGACCCGATAACCGGTCTCTTCTTTCAGGTGCGGGAGCCGGAATACTTCATAATTACAAGTTTTGATGGCGCCAAGGGGTCTGCTGATATCGCGGTCGAATTCACCAAGCGGTTCAATCTGGAAATTGATGCCGCTTCTATTGAGGGCTTTGCGGCGCACCTGCAAAAGCTCTGCTTTCTTGACAATGACCTGACCCGGCTGGAACTGCTGCGACGGCAGCGGGAAGCGACCAGAGAACCAAAACAATCCCTTCTCGGCAGACTGCTGTTTATAAAACTGAAAGCCATCGACCCGGGCCGCCTGTTTGACCGGCTGATAAATCGTGTGCGGCTATTCTTCACGCCGCAATTTGTCGCTCTGGCGGCTTTTCTGATTCTCCTGGCTGTACTCGTATCATTGAATAACAGCCGCGATATACTCCGGGGAATGGGGGAGATTCTCTCGGTTCAGGGGATAATCATCTTATATCTTTCAATGCTCATGGTGGCGGTATTGCATGAATTCGCGCACGGGCTGACCTGCAAATTTTACGGCGGCGAGGTGCGCGATATCGGCTTCCTACTGCTTTATTTTCAGCCCGCCTTCTACTGCAATGTCAGCGACGCCTGGCTCTTTACCGAAAAGAGAAAACGTCTCTGGGTCTCCTTCTCGGGCGGGTTCTTTCAAATTTTCATCTGGTCGCTGTCGGTGCTGGTCTGGAGAGTTACCGCGACCGATACGGCGATAAATCTGGTGGCGCTGGCTGTGATGGCTTTCTCGGGAGTTGCCACCCTGTTTAATTTCAATCCTCTTCTTAAATATGACGGCTATTATATCCTCAGCGATTATCTGGAGATTCCCAATCTTCGCCAGAAAGCCGGAAGATACTGGAAAGGGCTGCTTAGACGGCTCCTGCTGGGACAATGGCGTGATGACTCCGGGTACAGCCGCCGCGAGAAAAGAATCTATTTTTATTATGGAATTTTATCTTTTATTTATGTAGTCTTTATTCTGGGATACTTCTTTATGATGCTGGCGCAGTTCCTGGTATCCCGATTGGGCGGCACCGGCTTCTTGATATTTGCCGCCATTATGGTCTTTCTATTCAGGAATCTGATTATGGACGCAGTCAAAGAGACAGGTCGAGCCATAAAAGCGGAAGGAAGTCTTCTCCGTCGCTGGCCCGGGCGGATAACAGCGGCGATTATTCTGGTCGGTTTGATATTTCTGGTCGCGTTCGTGAAAGTCGAACTGCGGGTGAAAGGGGAACTGGAAATCGGCCCGCGCCAGATTTTAACGCTGAAATACAACAGCGCCGGATATGCGGAACTTTTGCAGTACGACAAATCGAGCCGTTCCACCGGACAGAAGCGGGAAGTGAGCACCTTTTCGAGCGACTATACTACCACTCGATTGCTGCCGCTGGTCAGCATCGGCGACAGCATCGTGGCGGGACAGGTAATCGCCCGCCTGATTAATACCGAGACTTCGCACCTGATAAATGAATATACGGCGCGTCTGCGTGAGGCGGAGGAGCAACTGGCGATTCTTCAGCAGGGAGCGCGACCACAGGAAATAGAAGAGGCGCGCAATACCGTCCGGGAAATGCAGGCAAAATTGGACCAGGCGAGTTTGAATCTGACCCGGATTAATGAAATGTATGCGAAAAATCTCGTAGCGAAACAGGCCTGGGAGGATGCCCGGGCTGATTCCCTGGTCTGGGACGCGC is a genomic window containing:
- the thyX gene encoding FAD-dependent thymidylate synthase → MSKLVATPSVELMAITPNAEQVIELACRTCYLSFHRFSPPSSTEELIKKVIRKKHHSVLEHALATFRIKGGSRVFTHELVRHRLMSPSQESQRYVEYGKVREFDVVVPPTIEQSGYKDRYLELAAQCEQFYSEMVKAGVPKEDARYILPNGTTSEIVISANFREYRHIFEVRCNPRAHWEIRKICMIMLEVMKKEAPIVFGDFQIDRETNSATLIES
- a CDS encoding vitamin B12-dependent ribonucleotide reductase, translating into MEDDKDYQLSENSIKVLERRYLKKDDQGRVVETPEELFRRVAKAIAEPDKKFGATPEQVQEIEDKFYNLMYRLEFMPNSPTLMNAGRPLGQLSACFVLPVDDSMESIFDAVKHTALIHKSGGGTGFSFSRLRPRHAMVASTSGVASGPISFMRVINSATEAVKQGGTRRGANMGILRVDHPDILEFISCKDDLSELTNFNISVAITDAFMRAVEAGGKYELIDPRTGSVYAKEGKPVYLDAREVFNKIIEHAHRTGEPGLMYLDRMNEGNPVTRVALYESTNPCGEQPLLPYESCNLGSLNLSKMVRAVVDFNSPHALSRYEIDWEKLDRTVRLCVHFLDNVIEANKYPLPEIDFNTKENRKIGLGLMGWADMLIMLGIPYSSQQALDLAERLMSRVQNVSHDESQRLAETRGVFPNWEKSFFYRDGQGPRMRNSTVTTIAPTGTISIIAGCSSGIEPIFAVSYVRTVMDKTRLIEVNPLFEAVARSRGFYSPELMERIAQTNSIASFSEIPDDVKRVFVTAHDVSPEWHVRMQAAFQKYTDNAVSKTINLPKDATPEDVRTAYLLAYKLGCKGITIYRDGSRADQVLSTGHTQTAGKTTSVPVATTIQDRPEVLQGVTQKIKTGYGNLYITVNMYEGKPFEVFAQIGKSGYSTMADTEAICRLISLAFRSGIPVERVVEQLRGIGGGQPVFGSGGLISSIPDAIAQVLHKLFGNGAKLEKEKDLTEEFCPDCASRIEHEGGCLVCHACGYSKC
- the acpS gene encoding holo-ACP synthase; this encodes MIYSLGIDIIQTDRVKKALETWGGKFADKILGEEEMEIFSAKFNKVQFLAGRFAAKEAVIKCLGAFFDERVSFRQIQILNDLYGKPYVHLDDPIRERILDKEVKISITHERQMAAAVAIITGD
- the pyrE gene encoding orotate phosphoribosyltransferase, translating into MDENKVLEIFKESDALLEGHFKLTSGKHSDIYYEKFMILKRPRLCEKVCAALAQKFAKDNVELVVGPTTGGVIIAYEVARCLGVDAIYAEPAEAGKGRIFKRGFHIDEGTRVLIVDDVLTTGTSIVEVINLVGSYKANIVGIGLFLDRSGGKIKFDYPLEPLATVAANAWEPEVCPLCKKGIPLTQRGSRKFQKA
- the rfaE2 gene encoding D-glycero-beta-D-manno-heptose 1-phosphate adenylyltransferase, with protein sequence MIIPRTKLKSILAALRRSGKRIVFTNGVFDILHYGHVDYLTKAKRLGDILIVGLNTDSSVRKFKGKNRPIQNEKDRARILDALKPVDYVVLFSEETPERLIRMIRPDILVKGADYKVSEIVGAEFVKSYGGKVKRIALQRGRSTSKIIYRM
- the rfaE1 gene encoding D-glycero-beta-D-manno-heptose-7-phosphate kinase gives rise to the protein MPIKIDRIDKITGNIGKARILILGDIMLDEYLHGVVSRISPEAPVPVVEINNEQLRLGGAANVANNIRALGDEPILVGVIGEDDAAIKLSQLLKERDISREYLIDNGERRTTIKTRIIAHSQQVVRADREDTFEISSDTERQILNRVQAVAEKIAAVIISDYGKGVITASLLEKLIPFCRERNIFVAVDPKETHFFNYKNVSVITPNHHEAGFAAGRRIKTDDDLQTVAQALLDKLKADSLLITRGEKGMSLFQSSGEADHFPTVAKKVFDVTGAGDTVISAFVSAVAAGASLKEAAVISNCAAGIVVGELGTATVALPKLVDELKRNFANGG
- a CDS encoding DUF3467 domain-containing protein, coding for MEIKPQQVNIEIGEKEAEGIYANLVLVAHSATEIIMDFARIMPGAPKTRVQARIIMTPTHAKLLQKTLDENLKKFEKQFGEIKIHGIPEVHPKNIGFGPASNSEEK
- a CDS encoding 1,4-alpha-glucan branching protein domain-containing protein, encoding MPQGYFAFVLHTHLPYVLAHGRWPHGMDWLSEAAAETYLPLIRIINELVQEGYKPKLTIDISPVLTEQLADDSFKTEFETYLVQKIDAAGKDAAEFFKYSQPNMLENAHFWEKFYKDTLEQFNSINRDIIGQLRRLQERGFLEIMTCGATHGYFPLLSRDETVQAQVKLAVKNYEKHFGRRPRGIWLPECAYRPRYKWAPPVPIDGSQEAYQRKGVDEFLSENGIDFFIVDSALLKGGKSIGVYLDRFEALKRLWGQFEAQYRPREEQKDKTPREVYLVSSSPEGKKPTSIFTRDPETGLLVWSGEHGYPGDGNYLDFHKKRFPGGHRYWAVTSSKSDLADKVEYFRKTALARIGENSEHFVGKIHDIVTGYYEQSHRAGILTAPYDAELFGHWWFEGPLFLKEVLRKICLDPEVDLTFLAEHLDRVQPTEVISIPEGSWGEGGNHYIWLNAENEWTWKHIYEAEKKLCALARHYEANKSTISDELTELIKQLARELMLMAASDWQFLISTWSARDYAELRLSEHWSIFKRLAEMADRMIAGESPSLGDWEFYSDCKKRDALFPEIELEWFARVEYPA
- a CDS encoding zinc ribbon domain-containing protein; this encodes MPKYIYDADFTAVKLLKSKEKSKCPYCMEEIAPGAIVCKHCHTILKKPEKKKSRPWWVGNYMLGIYTGIAFMGLMIYLYQRIFG